The nucleotide window GGAAGGCGACTCGATGGGACGCGGCGTACCTGTAGTAACCGACCGCCGGCTCCGGTATCACCACCGATAGCGCCGCCGAGTGAACTAAGTACGACGGCGAGCCTTCTGGAAGTGTGAACGGACGTGTCCTCGCGGTCGCGGGCGCCAAGGGGGGCGTGGGCAAGACCACGACCAGCCTCAATCTCGCGGCAGCGCTGGGCGCAGACGGTCGCGCGGTCGTCGTCGTGGAGGCGGACCTGGCGATGGCGAACGCGGTCGACTTCTTGGACGTGGAGGTGGGGAGCCGGGCCTCGCTCCACGAGGTGCTCGCCGGCCGTGTCGGCGTGGAAGCGGCGGTGTACCCCGCGCCCGGCGGGTTCGACCTCGTCCCCAGCGGTACGAGCCTGGAGGGGTTCACCGACGCGGACGTGTCGTTGTTCCCGGACGTGGTGGACTCGCTGCGGGGACGGTACGACGCGGTCGTGATCGACACCGGCGCGGGGGTGAGCCGCGAGACGGTCGTCCCGACCGGCGCGGCCGACGCGACGATTCTCGTGTCCACCCCCCGGGTCGCGTCCGTCCGGGACGCCGACAAGACGATGTCCGTCGCTCACCGCGCCGGGGCGCCGGTCGGCGGTGTCGTGCTGACGAAGTCCGGCACCGGCCGCTCCCCACCGGCCGAGCGAATCGCCCAGTTTCTCGACACGGATCTGTTGGGACACGTCCCCCAAGACGCCG belongs to Halobaculum sp. MBLA0143 and includes:
- a CDS encoding P-loop NTPase → MNGRVLAVAGAKGGVGKTTTSLNLAAALGADGRAVVVVEADLAMANAVDFLDVEVGSRASLHEVLAGRVGVEAAVYPAPGGFDLVPSGTSLEGFTDADVSLFPDVVDSLRGRYDAVVIDTGAGVSRETVVPTGAADATILVSTPRVASVRDADKTMSVAHRAGAPVGGVVLTKSGTGRSPPAERIAQFLDTDLLGHVPQDAAVPESQDAGVPVVAHSPDSEAAVAYRDIAGELRQRPDLIGMSATDDTGGFQFGNVDTAADGGEGF